CCGCCTGCTGATCAACGCCCTCGACCCGTGCGTGGCCTGCGCCATCACCTTGGAGTAAGCCATGCATGAAATGTCCCTGACCGAAGGCGTGGTGCGCATCCTGGAGGAACAGGCCGCCACCCACGGCTTTGCCAAGGTCAAGACGGTATGGCTGGAAATCGGCGAACTTTCCCAGGTCGATCCCGAATCCATGCTGTTCTGCTTCGACGCCATCGCCCGCGGATCGCAGGTGGCCGCCGAGGCAAAGCTGGAAATCGTCACCATTCC
This is a stretch of genomic DNA from Magnetospirillum gryphiswaldense MSR-1 v2. It encodes these proteins:
- the hypA gene encoding hydrogenase maturation nickel metallochaperone HypA; translated protein: MHEMSLTEGVVRILEEQAATHGFAKVKTVWLEIGELSQVDPESMLFCFDAIARGSQVAAEAKLEIVTIPGQAYCLDCAKTVTLPRRGEACPICGGWGLQVTGGGDMRIKELEVE